A stretch of Saccharothrix texasensis DNA encodes these proteins:
- a CDS encoding cation:proton antiporter, giving the protein MGSTAVAYTCIGVATLLAAVLPRVVGRAPVSMPMIFLGLGAVAFTVVDALPDPDPTRHGGITVHLTELCVIISLMGAGLALNRPVGLRRWSTTWRLLGITMPLSMLAVGLLGWGALGWGLASSLLLAAVLAPTDPVLANEVQVAEPAENPDDPGEGEDEARFALTSEAGLNDGLAFPFTYAAVAISVVGAAPDAWLPHWLAVDVLWRLACGVLVGLLTGWALRKLFFAAPSRDLRLAEHAEGFVALAATFLAYGATELAEGYGFVAVFVCACTIRAGERSHGYHRVLHQYVEQAERMLTVLIIFLLGGAAVTGLLAGVGWRDVLVALVVLLVVRPVTGLVGLARGKTGPRERAVIAFFGVRGVGSLFYVAYAMQSGDFADQDAIWRVVGLVVIGSIVLHGITATPSIRLLDRLRLRAAQDRHGDPEQAPRTAV; this is encoded by the coding sequence GTGGGCTCGACCGCCGTGGCCTACACCTGCATCGGTGTCGCGACCCTGCTGGCCGCCGTGCTGCCCCGGGTCGTCGGTCGGGCCCCGGTCTCGATGCCGATGATCTTCCTGGGCCTGGGCGCGGTCGCGTTCACCGTCGTGGACGCGCTGCCCGACCCCGATCCGACCCGCCACGGCGGGATCACCGTGCACCTCACCGAGCTGTGCGTGATCATCTCACTGATGGGCGCGGGCCTGGCGCTCAACCGGCCGGTGGGCCTGCGCCGCTGGTCGACGACGTGGCGGCTGCTCGGCATCACGATGCCGCTGTCGATGCTCGCCGTCGGCCTGCTGGGCTGGGGCGCGCTCGGCTGGGGCTTGGCCTCCTCGCTGCTGCTCGCGGCGGTGCTCGCGCCCACCGACCCGGTGCTCGCCAACGAGGTGCAGGTGGCCGAGCCCGCGGAGAACCCGGACGACCCCGGTGAGGGCGAGGACGAGGCGCGGTTCGCGCTGACCTCCGAGGCCGGCCTCAACGACGGGTTGGCGTTCCCGTTCACCTACGCCGCCGTCGCGATCAGCGTCGTCGGGGCCGCGCCGGACGCCTGGTTGCCGCACTGGCTGGCGGTGGACGTGCTGTGGCGGTTGGCGTGCGGCGTGCTCGTCGGCCTGCTCACCGGGTGGGCTCTGCGCAAGCTGTTCTTCGCCGCGCCGTCGCGCGACCTGCGGTTGGCGGAGCACGCGGAGGGCTTCGTCGCGCTCGCCGCCACGTTCCTGGCCTACGGCGCCACCGAGCTGGCCGAGGGCTACGGCTTCGTCGCGGTGTTCGTGTGCGCCTGCACGATCAGGGCGGGCGAGCGCTCCCACGGCTACCACCGGGTCCTGCACCAGTACGTCGAGCAGGCGGAGCGGATGCTCACGGTGCTGATCATCTTCCTGCTCGGCGGCGCGGCGGTCACCGGTCTGCTGGCGGGCGTCGGGTGGCGGGACGTGCTGGTGGCGCTGGTCGTCCTGCTCGTGGTGCGGCCGGTGACCGGCCTGGTGGGGCTGGCCCGCGGCAAGACGGGTCCTCGGGAGCGGGCCGTCATCGCGTTCTTCGGGGTGCGCGGCGTCGGCTCGCTCTTCTACGTCGCCTACGCGATGCAGTCCGGGGACTTCGCCGACCAGGACGCGATCTGGCGGGTGGTGGGCCTGGTGGTGATCGGCTCGATCGTCCTGCACGGCATCACCGCGACCCCGTCGATCAGGCTGTTGGACCGCTTGCGGCTGCGCGCGGCGCAGGACCGGCACGGCGACCCGGAGCAGGCGCCCCGGACCGCGGTCTGA
- a CDS encoding MFS transporter — MRRVLGKIAIDTRPLKVVAYRRLWLSTIVTAIGSQLTAVAVPKQVYDLTGSSGWVGVAAGVALVPLLVFGLYGGAIADVVDRRKLLIVTNTGIAVTSVLLWGQAALHVDSVWLVIALLGLQQVFFAANAPARTASVARLVPAAQIPAATALSSTVMMFGGVFGPMLAGALMPVVGLSTLYLVDAVALTLTIWAVWKLPPLPPLSGTSRRAGLRDVLDGFKYLAVQKILLASFLLDIIAMVFGMPRALFPEMAENTFGDPPGGGLALGLLFAAIPLGAMLCGLTSGWTSRVTRHGVGVVLAVVAWGVAMVGFGLSHALWLAVVFLAIGGAADMISMVFRSAILQAAATDEMRGRMQGVFIVVVAGGPRLADLLHGTTGALIGPGSATALGGVLVVVATGLAVLAIPAIKRYRFSPAAVDTGDVRA; from the coding sequence GTGCGGAGAGTCCTGGGGAAGATTGCCATCGACACCCGGCCGTTGAAGGTCGTGGCGTACCGGCGGCTGTGGCTCTCCACCATCGTGACGGCCATCGGCAGCCAGCTCACCGCGGTGGCGGTGCCGAAGCAGGTGTACGACCTCACCGGTTCGTCGGGCTGGGTCGGGGTGGCGGCCGGGGTGGCGTTGGTGCCGTTGCTGGTGTTCGGGCTGTACGGCGGCGCGATCGCGGACGTGGTGGACCGGCGCAAGCTGCTGATCGTCACCAACACCGGTATCGCGGTGACGTCCGTGTTGCTGTGGGGGCAGGCCGCGCTGCACGTGGACTCGGTGTGGCTGGTGATCGCGCTCCTCGGGCTGCAACAGGTGTTCTTCGCCGCGAACGCGCCCGCCCGCACCGCCTCCGTCGCCCGGCTGGTGCCCGCCGCCCAGATCCCGGCGGCCACGGCGCTGAGCTCCACGGTGATGATGTTCGGCGGCGTGTTCGGGCCCATGCTGGCGGGCGCGCTGATGCCCGTCGTCGGCCTGTCGACGTTGTACCTGGTGGACGCCGTCGCGCTGACGCTGACGATCTGGGCGGTCTGGAAGCTGCCGCCGCTGCCGCCGTTGAGCGGCACGTCGCGCCGCGCCGGGCTGCGGGACGTGCTCGACGGGTTCAAGTACCTGGCCGTGCAGAAGATCCTGCTGGCGAGCTTCCTGCTGGACATCATCGCGATGGTGTTCGGCATGCCCCGGGCGCTGTTCCCGGAGATGGCCGAGAACACGTTCGGCGACCCGCCCGGCGGCGGGTTGGCGCTGGGCCTGCTGTTCGCCGCCATCCCGTTGGGCGCGATGCTGTGCGGCCTCACGTCCGGCTGGACGTCACGCGTGACCCGGCACGGCGTGGGCGTCGTGCTCGCGGTCGTGGCGTGGGGCGTGGCGATGGTCGGGTTCGGCCTGTCGCACGCCCTGTGGCTCGCGGTGGTGTTCCTGGCGATCGGCGGCGCCGCGGACATGATCAGCATGGTGTTCCGCAGCGCGATCCTCCAGGCGGCGGCGACGGACGAGATGCGCGGCCGGATGCAGGGCGTGTTCATCGTGGTGGTGGCGGGCGGTCCCCGCCTGGCGGACCTGCTGCACGGCACCACGGGCGCGCTGATCGGCCCCGGCAGCGCCACCGCCCTGGGCGGCGTCCTCGTCGTGGTCGCGACCGGGCTGGCGGTGCTCGCCATCCCGGCGATCAAGCGCTACCGGTTCTCGCCCGCGGCCGTCGACACGGGGGACGTCCGCGCCTGA
- the pdxH gene encoding pyridoxamine 5'-phosphate oxidase, whose product MSETTNIALPSMRVSYEHGSLTESDLAASWHEQLQLWLDQAAGAGLPEPNAMVLATADTEGRPSSRTVLAKGLDERGLVFFTNYTSAKSHDLMATRYASATFPWFAMQRQAHVRGIVEKVGPAETASYWESRPRGSQLGAWASPQSRVVSGRSTLESALNKVERQFADADRVPVPPHWGGWRIRPEEVEFWQGRRDRMHDRLRFRLGRDGWQLQRIAP is encoded by the coding sequence ATGTCGGAGACGACGAACATCGCGTTGCCGTCGATGCGCGTGTCCTACGAACACGGCTCGCTCACAGAGAGCGACCTCGCGGCCAGTTGGCACGAGCAGTTGCAGCTGTGGCTTGACCAGGCGGCGGGCGCGGGTCTGCCGGAGCCGAACGCGATGGTCCTCGCGACGGCCGACACCGAGGGCCGCCCGTCCTCGCGGACCGTGCTGGCGAAGGGCCTCGACGAGCGCGGCCTGGTGTTCTTCACCAACTACACGTCGGCGAAGAGCCACGACCTGATGGCCACCCGCTACGCCTCGGCCACGTTCCCGTGGTTCGCGATGCAGCGGCAGGCGCACGTGCGCGGCATCGTCGAGAAGGTCGGCCCCGCCGAGACCGCGAGCTACTGGGAGAGCCGCCCGCGCGGCTCGCAGCTGGGCGCCTGGGCCTCGCCGCAGTCCCGCGTCGTCAGCGGACGATCCACTTTGGAGAGCGCGCTGAACAAGGTCGAGCGGCAGTTCGCCGACGCCGACCGCGTGCCGGTGCCGCCGCACTGGGGCGGCTGGCGCATCCGCCCCGAAGAGGTCGAGTTCTGGCAGGGCCGCCGCGACCGCATGCACGACCGCCTCCGCTTCCGCCTCGGCCGGGACGGCTGGCAGTTGCAGCGCATCGCGCCGTAA
- a CDS encoding urease accessory protein UreD, producing the protein MRARAHLVVACDPNGRTVVREVRSMAPLRLVPRRGPRDVALVHVVSAVTAPLGGDDLELRVTVEAGASVELRGVAATLALPGRHAGGSRALVDVELADGASLAYLPEPTVVTARACHESVFRARMGDGARLRAREVIVLGRSNERPGSLTTTLDVRRGGPVIKQTSRLGTHEVDASPAGLAGRRVFGAELLCWGEDPPGAVSADWWSLVPLARGGSLSTALADDAVTVDRALDAARSRHPGSAGRL; encoded by the coding sequence GTGAGGGCGCGGGCTCACCTGGTCGTGGCCTGCGACCCGAACGGGCGAACCGTCGTGCGCGAGGTGCGGTCGATGGCGCCGCTGCGCCTGGTGCCCCGGCGCGGCCCGCGGGACGTGGCGCTCGTGCACGTGGTCAGCGCGGTCACGGCCCCGTTGGGCGGCGACGACCTGGAATTGCGGGTGACGGTCGAAGCGGGCGCGTCGGTGGAGCTGCGCGGGGTGGCGGCGACGCTGGCGCTGCCCGGCCGGCACGCGGGCGGCAGCCGTGCGCTGGTCGACGTGGAGCTGGCGGACGGCGCTTCCCTGGCGTACCTGCCGGAACCGACCGTCGTCACGGCGCGTGCGTGCCACGAGTCCGTTTTCCGCGCACGGATGGGGGATGGGGCCCGGCTGCGTGCGCGGGAGGTCATCGTGCTGGGTCGGTCGAACGAGCGGCCGGGTTCGCTCACGACGACGCTCGACGTCCGGCGGGGCGGGCCGGTGATCAAGCAGACGTCTCGATTGGGAACGCACGAAGTGGACGCGAGTCCGGCGGGACTGGCCGGCCGCCGGGTGTTCGGCGCGGAGCTGCTGTGCTGGGGCGAGGACCCGCCGGGAGCGGTCTCAGCCGACTGGTGGTCGCTCGTCCCGCTGGCGCGCGGCGGAAGCCTGAGCACCGCCTTGGCCGACGACGCGGTGACCGTCGACCGCGCGCTCGACGCGGCGCGGTCCCGGCACCCCGGATCGGCCGGTCGTCTCTGA
- a CDS encoding DUF4232 domain-containing protein, with protein MRRFVATAAVIAAVLVTGGTAVAQPQAGPCRSADLTIGFGREGGAAGTVYREVVFTNRGLRTCVLRGFPGVSYVDANGDQVGAAAVRVGDRGPLLTLPHGAAARSDVGFAQVDNFDPDVCRKTPVWGIRVFPPDETVPLHLSFPDQPTTDRFGCAGDVSPFGSQLTAASVRS; from the coding sequence ATGAGGAGATTCGTCGCAACAGCCGCCGTCATCGCGGCGGTGCTCGTCACCGGGGGAACAGCGGTCGCGCAGCCGCAGGCCGGCCCGTGCCGGTCGGCGGACCTGACCATCGGCTTCGGCCGGGAGGGGGGCGCGGCCGGCACGGTGTACCGGGAGGTCGTGTTCACCAACCGGGGCCTGCGCACGTGCGTGCTGCGCGGCTTCCCGGGCGTGTCCTACGTGGACGCGAACGGCGACCAGGTCGGCGCCGCCGCCGTGCGCGTCGGCGACCGCGGCCCGCTGCTCACCCTGCCGCACGGCGCGGCGGCCCGCTCGGACGTCGGTTTCGCCCAGGTCGACAACTTCGACCCGGACGTGTGCCGCAAGACGCCCGTGTGGGGCATCCGGGTGTTCCCGCCGGACGAGACCGTGCCGCTGCACCTGTCCTTTCCGGACCAGCCGACGACCGACCGGTTCGGCTGCGCGGGCGACGTCAGCCCGTTCGGCAGTCAACTGACCGCCGCGAGCGTGCGGAGCTGA
- the ureG gene encoding urease accessory protein UreG: MHPVNFDPADAGHDPHHPHDHAHRAVRIGIGGPVGSGKTALTAALCRALQDPSAGRSVNLAVVTNDIYTTEDADFLRAAGVLDVERIEAVQTGACPHTAIRDDITANLDAVELLEQRVHGLELVIIESGGDNLTAVFSRGLVDRQIFVVDVAGGDKVPRKGGPGVTTADLLVINKTDLAPMVGADLGVMTADAHRMRGELPVISQSLVDTPDAPAVADWVRAQLRTLAAVS; the protein is encoded by the coding sequence GTGCACCCGGTGAACTTCGACCCCGCCGACGCGGGCCACGACCCGCACCACCCGCACGACCACGCGCACCGGGCGGTGCGCATCGGCATCGGCGGACCGGTCGGCAGCGGCAAGACCGCGTTGACCGCGGCGCTGTGCCGGGCGCTGCAAGACCCTTCGGCGGGGAGGAGCGTGAACCTCGCCGTGGTGACCAACGACATCTACACGACCGAGGACGCCGACTTCCTGCGCGCCGCCGGGGTGCTGGACGTCGAGCGGATCGAGGCCGTGCAGACGGGCGCGTGCCCGCACACGGCGATCCGCGACGACATCACGGCCAACCTGGACGCCGTGGAGTTGCTGGAGCAGCGGGTCCACGGCCTGGAGCTGGTGATCATCGAGAGCGGCGGCGACAACCTGACCGCCGTGTTCAGCCGCGGCCTGGTGGACCGGCAGATCTTCGTGGTGGACGTGGCGGGTGGCGACAAGGTGCCGCGCAAGGGCGGTCCCGGCGTGACCACCGCGGACCTGCTGGTGATCAACAAGACCGACCTCGCGCCGATGGTGGGCGCCGACCTCGGTGTCATGACGGCCGACGCCCACCGGATGCGCGGTGAGCTACCGGTGATCAGCCAGTCCTTGGTGGACACACCGGACGCGCCCGCGGTGGCCGACTGGGTGCGCGCTCAGCTCCGCACGCTCGCGGCGGTCAGTTGA
- a CDS encoding urease accessory protein UreF has product MNLAALMIADSRFPGGGHVHSGGLEEAVARRLVTDEASLSSFLIGRLRTAGALGAVFAAAACRGRHEELDAELDARTPSPAQRNASRVQGRGIARAALRAWPSAALAELLRVTPRPHHPIIVGVLVGEPFEAAQTVAYHAVTGPATGAVRLLGLDPFGVNAVLARLAPEIDAIAATAAGHADTPPEDLPAPSAPGLDLLAESHDRHHTEEVRLFVS; this is encoded by the coding sequence ATGAACCTCGCGGCGCTGATGATCGCGGACTCCCGGTTCCCGGGCGGCGGCCACGTGCACTCGGGCGGGTTGGAGGAGGCCGTCGCGCGGCGGCTGGTGACCGACGAGGCGTCGTTGTCGTCGTTCCTGATCGGGCGGCTGCGCACGGCGGGCGCGCTGGGCGCGGTGTTCGCGGCCGCCGCGTGCCGCGGGCGTCACGAGGAGCTGGACGCCGAGCTCGACGCCCGCACGCCGTCGCCCGCCCAGCGCAACGCGTCACGCGTGCAGGGGCGCGGCATCGCGCGGGCGGCCCTGCGGGCGTGGCCGTCGGCCGCGTTGGCGGAGCTGCTGCGGGTGACGCCGAGGCCGCACCACCCGATCATCGTGGGCGTGCTGGTCGGCGAGCCGTTCGAGGCCGCGCAGACGGTGGCCTACCACGCGGTGACGGGCCCGGCGACGGGCGCGGTCCGGCTGCTCGGCCTGGACCCGTTCGGCGTGAACGCGGTGCTGGCCCGGTTGGCGCCGGAGATCGACGCGATCGCGGCGACGGCCGCCGGCCACGCCGACACCCCGCCCGAGGACCTGCCCGCGCCGAGCGCGCCCGGCCTGGACCTGCTGGCCGAATCACACGACCGCCACCACACGGAAGAGGTGCGTCTCTTTGTCAGCTGA
- a CDS encoding urease subunit alpha — protein MNEISRRRYAELLGPTVGDRIRLADTDILIEVTEDRSIGPAGSGDEVIFGGGKVIRESMGQGVATRAEGAPDLVITGAVVLDHWGVVKADVGVRDGRIVGIGKAGNPDTMDGVDPALVIGPSTEVLSGNGKVLTAGGIDCHVHFITPGIVDVAVASGLTTLIGGGTGPAEGTKATTVTPGAWNLGRMLASMDHMPVNVLLLGKGNTTREDALREQLVGGAGGFKLHEDWGTTPAAIDACLRVADESGVQVAIHTDTLNEAGFVESTLAAIAGRSINAYHSEGAGGGHAPDIIQVVSEPNVLPSSTNPTRPHTVNTLEEHLDMLMVCHHLNPSVPEDLAFAESRIRPTTIAAEDVLHDLGAISMISSDSQAMGRVGEVIIRTWQTAHVMQRRRGELPDNLRARRYVAKYTINPAIAHGIDHEVGSVEVGKLADLVLWEPKFFGVRPAVVLKGGFIAHAAMGDANASIPTPQPVFARPMFGAHSAARSSVHFVSQQAVDADLADMLRLARPLVAVGNTRGVTKSDMVLNDAMPHVKVDPDSFAVRIDGDLVEPAPVAELPMAQRYFLF, from the coding sequence GTGAACGAGATCAGCCGCCGCCGCTACGCGGAACTGCTGGGGCCGACGGTCGGCGACCGGATCCGGCTCGCCGACACCGACATCCTCATCGAGGTGACCGAGGACCGGTCCATCGGACCGGCCGGCTCGGGCGACGAGGTGATCTTCGGCGGCGGGAAGGTGATCCGCGAGTCGATGGGCCAGGGCGTGGCCACCCGCGCGGAGGGCGCGCCGGACCTCGTGATCACCGGCGCGGTCGTGCTCGACCACTGGGGCGTGGTGAAGGCGGACGTCGGCGTGCGCGACGGCCGGATCGTCGGCATCGGCAAGGCGGGCAACCCCGACACCATGGACGGCGTGGACCCGGCGCTGGTCATCGGGCCGTCCACCGAGGTGCTCTCGGGCAACGGGAAGGTGCTCACGGCCGGCGGCATCGACTGCCACGTCCACTTCATCACGCCGGGCATCGTGGACGTGGCGGTGGCGTCGGGGCTGACCACGCTGATCGGCGGCGGCACGGGGCCCGCGGAGGGCACGAAGGCCACGACGGTGACGCCCGGCGCGTGGAACCTGGGGCGGATGCTCGCGTCGATGGACCACATGCCGGTGAACGTGCTGCTGCTCGGCAAGGGCAACACGACGCGGGAGGACGCGCTGCGCGAGCAGCTGGTCGGCGGCGCGGGCGGGTTCAAGCTGCACGAGGACTGGGGCACGACGCCGGCGGCGATCGACGCGTGCCTGCGGGTGGCGGACGAGTCCGGGGTGCAGGTCGCCATCCACACGGACACGTTGAACGAGGCCGGGTTCGTGGAGTCGACGCTGGCCGCCATCGCGGGCCGGTCGATCAACGCCTACCACTCCGAGGGCGCGGGCGGCGGGCACGCGCCGGACATCATCCAGGTGGTGTCCGAGCCGAACGTGCTGCCGTCCTCGACCAACCCCACGCGCCCGCACACGGTGAACACGCTGGAAGAGCACCTGGACATGCTGATGGTGTGCCACCACCTCAACCCGTCCGTGCCCGAGGACCTGGCGTTCGCGGAGAGCCGCATCCGGCCCACCACGATCGCGGCCGAGGACGTGCTGCACGACCTGGGCGCCATCTCCATGATCAGCTCGGACTCGCAGGCGATGGGCCGGGTCGGCGAGGTCATCATCCGGACGTGGCAGACCGCGCACGTGATGCAGCGGCGGCGCGGCGAGCTGCCGGACAACCTGCGCGCCCGCCGGTACGTGGCCAAGTACACGATCAACCCGGCCATCGCGCACGGCATCGACCACGAGGTCGGGTCGGTGGAGGTCGGCAAGCTGGCCGACCTGGTGCTGTGGGAGCCGAAGTTCTTCGGCGTGCGGCCGGCGGTGGTGCTGAAGGGCGGGTTCATCGCGCACGCGGCGATGGGTGACGCGAACGCGTCCATCCCGACGCCGCAACCGGTCTTCGCGCGGCCGATGTTCGGCGCCCACTCGGCGGCGCGCAGCAGCGTGCACTTCGTGTCGCAGCAGGCCGTCGACGCCGACCTGGCGGACATGCTGCGGTTGGCGCGGCCGTTGGTGGCGGTGGGGAACACGCGTGGTGTCACCAAGTCCGACATGGTGCTCAACGACGCGATGCCGCACGTGAAGGTCGACCCGGACAGCTTCGCGGTGCGCATCGACGGCGACCTGGTCGAGCCCGCGCCGGTGGCGGAGTTGCCGATGGCCCAGCGCTACTTCCTGTTCTGA
- a CDS encoding urease subunit beta, which translates to MVPGEIVTGDEPVELNPGRPRTTLVVVNAADRPVQVGSHYHFAAVNPGLEFDREAAWGKRLDVPAGTAVRFEPGVEREVTLVPLAGARRVPGLRPEWAGELDR; encoded by the coding sequence GTGGTCCCTGGCGAGATCGTCACCGGCGACGAGCCGGTCGAGCTGAACCCCGGTCGGCCGCGCACCACGCTCGTCGTGGTCAACGCGGCGGACCGGCCGGTGCAGGTCGGGTCGCACTACCACTTCGCGGCGGTCAACCCCGGCCTGGAGTTCGACCGGGAGGCCGCGTGGGGCAAGCGGCTGGACGTGCCGGCGGGCACGGCGGTGCGGTTCGAGCCGGGCGTCGAGCGCGAGGTGACGCTGGTGCCGCTGGCCGGCGCGCGGCGCGTGCCGGGACTGCGGCCGGAGTGGGCGGGGGAGCTGGACCGGTGA
- a CDS encoding urease subunit gamma: MHLTPHERDKLLVHVAADVARRRLERGVVLNHPEAVALITDHVLEGARDGRTVSELMDSGRHVLRRDQVLGGVPEMIESVQVEATFPDGTKLVTVHDPIV, encoded by the coding sequence ATGCACCTGACACCGCACGAGCGGGACAAGCTGCTGGTCCACGTGGCGGCCGACGTGGCGCGCCGGCGGCTCGAGCGCGGGGTGGTCCTGAACCACCCGGAAGCGGTCGCGCTCATCACCGACCACGTGCTCGAAGGCGCCCGGGACGGCCGGACGGTCAGCGAGCTGATGGACAGCGGCAGGCACGTGCTGCGCCGCGACCAGGTCCTCGGCGGCGTCCCGGAGATGATCGAGTCCGTGCAGGTCGAGGCGACCTTCCCGGACGGCACCAAGCTCGTGACCGTGCATGACCCGATCGTGTGA
- a CDS encoding citrate synthase 2, whose product MVQTEDDGFRPGLEGVVAFRTEIAEPDRDGGALRYRGVDIEDLAGHVTFGNVWALLVDGRFGPGLPPAEPFPIPVHTGDVRVDVQAALAMVAPIWGYQPLLDITDEQAREQLARASVMALSYAAQSARGIGRPAVPQHRIDECRTITERFLTRWRGEPDPAHVKALDAYWVSAAEHGLNASTFTARVIASTGADVAASMSGAIGAMSGPLHGGAPARVLPMIEEVERTGDAQAFVKDVLDRGERLMGFGHRVYRAEDPRARVLRRTCRELGATRYEAANALEQAALAELRERRPDRAIETNVEFWAAVILDFAQVPPHMMPAMFTCARTAGWSAHILEQKRTGRLVRPSAKYVGPGPRKPSEVEGWDEIA is encoded by the coding sequence GTGGTGCAGACCGAGGACGACGGATTCCGGCCAGGTCTAGAGGGCGTGGTCGCCTTCCGCACCGAGATCGCCGAACCGGACCGCGACGGCGGCGCGCTGCGCTACCGCGGCGTGGACATCGAGGACCTGGCCGGTCACGTGACCTTCGGCAACGTGTGGGCGCTGCTGGTCGACGGCCGCTTCGGGCCGGGCCTGCCGCCGGCGGAGCCGTTCCCCATCCCCGTGCACACCGGTGACGTGCGGGTGGACGTGCAGGCCGCGCTCGCCATGGTCGCGCCCATCTGGGGCTACCAGCCGCTGCTGGACATCACCGACGAGCAGGCGCGCGAGCAGCTGGCCCGCGCCTCCGTGATGGCCCTGTCGTACGCGGCGCAGTCCGCGCGGGGCATCGGCCGGCCCGCCGTGCCGCAGCACCGCATCGACGAGTGCCGGACCATCACCGAGCGCTTCCTCACCCGCTGGCGCGGCGAGCCCGACCCGGCGCACGTCAAGGCGCTGGACGCCTACTGGGTGTCGGCCGCCGAGCACGGCCTGAACGCCTCCACCTTCACCGCCCGCGTCATCGCCTCCACCGGCGCGGACGTCGCGGCGTCCATGTCCGGCGCGATCGGCGCCATGTCCGGCCCCCTGCACGGCGGCGCGCCCGCCCGCGTGCTGCCCATGATCGAAGAGGTCGAGCGCACCGGCGACGCGCAGGCTTTCGTCAAGGACGTCCTCGACCGGGGCGAGCGCCTGATGGGCTTCGGCCACCGGGTGTACCGGGCGGAGGACCCGCGCGCCCGCGTGCTGCGCCGCACGTGCCGCGAGCTGGGCGCCACCCGCTACGAGGCCGCGAACGCCCTGGAGCAGGCCGCCCTGGCCGAGCTGCGCGAGCGCCGCCCGGACCGCGCCATCGAGACCAACGTCGAGTTCTGGGCCGCCGTGATCCTCGACTTCGCCCAGGTGCCGCCGCACATGATGCCCGCGATGTTCACCTGCGCCCGCACCGCCGGCTGGTCCGCGCACATCCTGGAGCAGAAGCGCACGGGCCGCCTCGTCCGCCCGTCCGCCAAGTACGTGGGCCCCGGACCCCGCAAGCCGTCCGAGGTGGAGGGCTGGGACGAGATCGCGTGA
- the serC gene encoding phosphoserine transaminase gives MTQTADPTSLVLPSDLLPSDGRFGCGPSKVRPEALAALAAEGAALMGTSHRQKPVKSLVGSVRAGLRELFSLPEGYEVVLGNGGTTAFWDAAAFGLVRERAQHFTYGEFSSKFAKVTSDAPFLGDSIVVKADPGSAPEIAYAEGADLVGWAHNETSTGVAVPVSRPAGSDGALVAIDATSGAGGLPVDPSDFDVYYFAPQKCFASDGGLWISLMSPAALDRVAEIGKSGRWVPEFLSLTTALDNSTKDQTYNTPSLATLFLLNDQIEWLLGNGGLTWAVDRTADSSSRLYTWAEATSYTTPYVADPAHRSQVVGTVDFDDSVDASVVAKVLRANGIVDVEPYRKLGRNQLRVAMFPAVEPTDVSTLTKAVDWVVSKL, from the coding sequence ATGACCCAGACCGCCGACCCGACCTCGTTGGTCCTGCCCTCCGACCTGCTGCCGTCCGACGGCCGGTTCGGTTGCGGGCCCTCCAAGGTCCGTCCCGAGGCCCTCGCGGCACTCGCGGCCGAGGGCGCCGCGCTCATGGGCACCTCCCACCGGCAGAAGCCGGTGAAGTCCCTGGTCGGCTCGGTGCGCGCCGGCCTGCGGGAGCTGTTCTCGCTGCCCGAGGGCTACGAGGTCGTCCTCGGCAACGGCGGCACCACCGCCTTCTGGGACGCCGCCGCGTTCGGCCTGGTGCGCGAGCGCGCCCAGCACTTCACCTACGGCGAGTTCTCCTCGAAGTTCGCCAAGGTCACCAGCGACGCGCCGTTCCTGGGCGACTCGATCGTGGTCAAGGCCGACCCGGGCAGCGCGCCCGAGATCGCCTACGCCGAGGGCGCCGACCTCGTCGGCTGGGCCCACAACGAGACCTCGACCGGCGTCGCGGTGCCCGTCTCCCGCCCCGCGGGCTCGGACGGCGCCCTGGTCGCCATCGACGCCACCTCCGGCGCGGGCGGCCTGCCGGTCGACCCGTCGGACTTCGACGTCTACTACTTCGCGCCGCAGAAGTGCTTCGCCTCCGACGGCGGCCTGTGGATCTCCCTGATGTCGCCGGCCGCCCTCGACCGCGTCGCCGAGATCGGCAAGTCGGGCCGCTGGGTGCCGGAGTTCCTCTCCCTCACCACGGCCCTGGACAACTCCACCAAGGACCAGACCTACAACACGCCGTCCCTGGCCACGTTGTTCCTGCTCAACGACCAGATCGAGTGGCTCCTGGGCAACGGCGGCCTGACGTGGGCCGTGGACCGCACCGCCGACTCGTCCTCGCGGCTGTACACGTGGGCCGAGGCGACCTCCTACACGACCCCGTACGTGGCCGACCCGGCTCACCGCTCGCAGGTCGTCGGCACCGTCGACTTCGACGACTCGGTGGACGCCTCCGTGGTGGCCAAGGTCCTGCGCGCGAACGGCATCGTGGACGTCGAGCCGTACCGCAAGCTGGGCCGCAACCAGCTCCGCGTCGCCATGTTCCCGGCCGTCGAGCCGACCGACGTGAGCACGCTGACGAAGGCCGTCGACTGGGTCGTGTCCAAGCTCTGA